The Trichoderma breve strain T069 chromosome 2, whole genome shotgun sequence DNA segment GCAGAGAAAGGCAGACATTATCATATGCCAAAAGGCACAAGCCGAGGGAAAACGCAATTTCGCTCTATTTTCTCGCCCCCAAAAAGCAGCACACACAGAAGCACCTTTGCTAAGACACCTGGAACTTGTAGGATGTACAGCAACAGGGGCGGCCCCTAGTGCTGCACCTCCGCACATTAGCGGCGAAGCAGGGAACAGGCATCGAACCAATCTGCGCAGATCAGAAGCGATCGGCAGAGCGCAATGCCGGAAACCAGCAAGGCCGCTGGAGACGCGCTTGTGCTGCTTCGGGAGAAACGGCCGTTGGCAGGTTTTTGGTGTCAAACAAGGGCTATATTTCGCCGTTGCCTTTTTGTGGTTGTCTGgacggaggaagaggcgggAGGAAAGAAATTAGGGAGCACCATACACAGTAAGAAGGCAAAAGGTGTGGAAGGGGGGGAAATAATGAACGCTGGTGACACCATGATGACGAGGGTTTTCGATGCTTTGCTACATGTTTGCTCTTATCTCGGAAGCAATTGATGGATCCAAGTTGTAGAATATCACACACTCAAAAGTCCTTCTGTGGCTGATGCTGTGGCACGTGCATGCTGgtgcctgtacctgtacctccCCAGGCACAAGCCCAGCGCCAACAAGCCAAGAAAGATAGACGAGATCGCTTGGGTTGACAGCCTGAGCGCCCAGAAAGCCAATTTTTAAGGTGCAGCCACATCCGCCGAAGACCAACAACCCAGTCAgcgagtacatgtacttgtgTAAGGAGATTTTCTACACCgcagccaacaacaacaaccaacGACATAAACCGACTTTTGCAATGAATCGGGAGATTGGATGGCTCCACGATCAAACACTGACTAATCCAAGAGTAGCAACGGCGTAGAAGTCGCGTAGAGGGAGGAAGGAAggtagaagaaaaaaaaactcgAATTTTACGTGGGGGATAGGAGAAGTGGGATGCAGTAGGAGTGGGAGcccgggaaaaaaaaagagatggcacttaattaattaaagtgAAAACCGTTGATGACATTAGCCCTTGTTGGATCCAATTCCAAGTTGAAGTTGCCCCCTTGCAAGCACTCCTAACAGTTAGTAGGAATGCGCAAGCGCCGGCATCTCCATGTAAGTACAGTaccagtacggagtagtatTCCGTTCAATGTTCCCCCTTTGCGCCAAATCATGTAATCCCTCTAAGTAAGTACAATGAAATGAAATATCCCGAACCCATATTACAGCCAACATTAAAATGTATGTAATCTGAAATCACGCCCTGGCCTGCTTCGTCGCGAGCACCGGCTCCGTAGAAGGACCGCCCAGTGTGCTCCGGTATAGCCAGGAGGCAAACTTCACACTTGGTGTGTCGACCCATCTCGTCACGCCGTCGGCCAGCGCTAGAGTCAGGGGCAGTAAAATCAGCTGGGGAATGAGGAAGGCAACTTCCAGCCCCAGCGGGCCAGACTTTGGCAGGGGAATCTTGTTCATCCAGTGCGGGATGTGTTGCGCGTGGTCGTCTCCCTTGAAGCCCACGGCCATGTAAAGCCGGTCTCCGAGTGTGCACAGCACGGGGCCGTGAACAATGTACAGCGCAAAGGAGATGCGCCCTAGATATTGGCAGAACTTTGTCTCAAAGAATCTCTTTAGCCAGTGAATGCGTGGAATGATGGCGACTAAGAAGCCTGAAGCCAGCCAGAGGTAAAACCACTTGTAGTCGAACACAGCCTGAGGCTTGAGCAAGGACAAATAGTACCAACCGCGGCTTTTTGCCATGTCCCGAACGTCTGCGGTTTCGGCGGGAATTCCGCCCAAGTAGAGACTGAAGACGAGTAGATGGTAGTAGATGAAGTCTTTGATTGGCTCCAGGCGAACCAAGAAGAACGGGAGCTCGCCTTTTTTGGCCAGTAAGTCGAGGTCGCATAGTAACATGCCCGTGCAGAACAGGGCACAGTACCAGCCGTCTGTGATGAACATAAAGTAGAAGATCAAAGAGGCTTCGCACCAGAGTCGTGCAGCCTTGGAGCACCTCGAAAGGGCTAGATGTGAGGCGTAGACAACCATAGAGCCCTTGAATTCAACTGGGATAGACCACAAGTGGACGTTGTACTTGAGCCACAGGTCTCCCTccttgaagacgaagctgaaGTTCTTGAAATCGACGTAAAAGGTCCACAGTTCCTCTGTCCAGCTTCCCGCCATTGTTTGTCCATTGACCCAGATGCCAAGCATGTGCCACATCGTGATGAACGCAAGGACAACCGCAATGATGGGAAGATAGAGTCGTGGCCACCGCCTGAAAAAGGCCGATGCGATATTGTCTCCCAGCTTCGTGAATTCGCCGGCTTGCATAAGGGTCAATGGCTTCAGGGAGAGTACATAGCCGGATATGACGAAGAAGGTTGAGACGGCATAGTGGCCGCCTGTGAAAAAGTTGCGTATAAAGGGGAACGCGACCATGTGGTATTTGCCGTCGTAGCCAAAGCCATTTTCGAAAATGGGGTTTTGCTTTTCCCAGCCGTGAGCCCACAGCTCGTGGTGGTGCCAGTACACCAGAAAGGCCGCGAAGCCTCGGAGGCCGTCTAGGTATGATGTTGGCCGCAGTTTCTCAGCCACTTGAAAGATGGTGGGCAGTTGGTAGAGAGTGTTCACAATGCGGTTCAGGACTCGCTTGTGCTTGGGAAGATAGCTGGCTGCCCTCCACATCGTATAACCGTTTgcttccttggccagctccgGGTCGTAGTCGGATTCTTCAGAATGAATCTCTTCCCAGTCTTTGCTGGTGTTAAGAATGCTTACTTGTGCCATGTTGGCGTTGGTAGCGATGGTGTGAGTAGCGTCAAACCAATAGACAGAGAAGTGTTcgtagagagagagaagacgctGGAAGTGTCCACAACTTCAATCTCTCAAGCCTCGCACGGAGCAAGAGCTGGACAATGCCGGCCGTGCCGTACGTGTACTTTGTTCGTATTGCTCGACAAGGAACCTCCACGCTTCCCCAGACGGCAAACCCCAGGATCGATCCGATCTTCAAGCGGTCACGGACAACACGTCGTACTCGGGAATCTGAAATCAGAAACGATGACACGCGGCCACGAGTCCCACCGGCAAAGACGCTTCCCCAGCTTTCACAAGCCGAAAATCAGATGCTCGAGGCAGATGATAAAGGATGTCCCGAGGTCAGAAGCATGCGGAGGCGAAGGATGGACGCGGGGTTACGGGACTATAGGTCGACTAGATGAGAGACCGCAGTTGCGGCTGACGGTATCACCCGAGAGAACGTCGATGAGATATCGAGGACCAGCTGGTGTcgatgccgaggaggacCCAGAATGCCAGGGTGATGGTGGTGCGAAGACTGcccaaagaggccaaggataGACACGCAATGACGCATGGGTCGGGGGGGAAAGAATTGAGGCCCCATCAAGCGCTGTTCCGGGATATGATAGCTTGGATAGGAATGCTAATGCCGTAGAGGAGCAGCGCAAGAACCTGTATTCTTGGCTGTCCATTATCACATGAAACGTTTATTTTGGGCCACGGCTTCGTGTAAGTGGGAAAAGAAGCCgagagtacaagtacatggCCACACCATCTTACTCCGCACGACGCCATCAGAACGCCTCCAAAACGCCTCCCAAGGAACGGAATATCCAAGCCAAGGTACTCGTAAGGAAGACTGCAGAAGACAAGGGCCAAACCAAGAAGGCCCTCGACTGTGGATTGGACGGCAGACCCCCTGTCTCTGTGGCTTGCATGGGAGCTGCTACTGTACTGGTGGGCGCCCCTCACACCAAAAAAATGCATGGACTGGGAATCCTCTGCATACGAGCGTTCGTTCGGGGACCTGACAAGCCGGGAGCTACAtcatgtgtgtgtgtggctGATCGGCGCCTCGGACACCCAAGATGCATTTTCAGCTGGCTTATGAGTAGATTTCAAATTTTCTGCCCCCTTTTGACACGATGTCTTGTGTTGCCCGGAAgaataggtacatgtacttgtacgtCTAGGGCTAATTGTCCGTGAGCTTTGGTTTTGGAGGCGTTTTTTGTGCCAGCCACTCGACAAGAAGTTGGAACTCGAGAAGCAAAAATGATGGGCTGATGCAATACTATAGATAAGATAGTACGGAGCATAATTACCTAGACGAGTAATTGAGTGcaattgatgaagaaaaatcctgcttctcctctgtTGTGAATATGTTCAACGCCGCGGACCTTTAGGACTGcaaaagtacatgtacaaagTGCAAGTACATGCTGCCGGTGTCGGGCCATACCCGCGCGCCGTCTCAGCTTAGAAGAGAGAAATCCTTTCGACTCCAACCAGGTGCCTGGTTCTAAAGCACCGCTAACGTGTAAGCTGCAGTTAATCCTCTTTTACATTGCAGAGTACTGCCTGTACCTATACTTGACGGAATAGATCCGCTGGCTATCACGAGCCATTGCGAAAAGACACAATCATGGCTTGGTTCTATCTATCCAACTTAGACTATGCTTTGCCCAAAAGGCTACGAAGGGGTAGCACAGAGTATTCAGTCTCGTCAGCCACAGGTAGTACacaaaatacaaaaaaagaaggcgTCCGTATTATGCCGATGAGTACAGTATGGCCGTTGTGCGGACATTGCAGGCAGGTCTCGCCGTTTCTCTCCACCTCCGTCTTGTcaggccttgtccttgtttcCCCATGTTCCCCAAACTGGCCTCACCTCTGTGCCGTTGCCTTAGGACGCTTTTGGAAGCTGTCTCCGGCTCTAGTAACGTCGTTGTCTCTTCCTGTGGCCCCAAACGTAATCACCAAGTCCCCTGGCAGATTTGCAGGGATCCACCGCCGGTGTGGGTTCGACAGACTCGAGTGTGATGGATCCCCGGTTGTCTTCACGCCATCCGACTAAACCAACTAGCTCATCCTTGCGGGTTGGGttgggtacatgtacattgaCTCCGTAGGGCCTGTGGCTCAATCCATGCCAGGCAGGTAAGAGAGCGTTCGGAACAGCAAGGCGGCGAGTTTTGTTGTAATTGCGCCCATGGACGGCCCGGACAGCCCTTTTGATATGGGCCAGAGTATAATATGTGCATGGGCCGGGCGAGATGACTCTTTTTCgatctcttctccccccGGGTTTGCTTACACTGGGTATCCTTCCACTGATATACGCGTGCTCGCAGCATTGACGATCAGGACAAACTATAAGCAGCCTCCTCAACAAAGCACAAAGCATACTTTATCTCCTTAACCTTACCATCAAGGTACCTGTATACAGAGAGATTTCTTTACAAGCCTGAGAGCTCCAGTAGTATTCTCAGAGTCTTGCGGCTTTGCACTCCTTCAGTGGACGTACCGCCAAGGCGATCCTCGAGGACTTTTTTTAAGTCTCGACTGCTGTTATCCAAGGCAGGGAGGTCTGGTTCGAATAATCGAACTTTAACCTTAGCCAGCTATTACCGCCTCTATTTTTTATCTGTTTTTTTTGCTTAACGGCTGTTGCCGTACACAGCATGATACTCAACCTTTAAGCGGTGCTCGCCATTCTCTCAactttcctcatcttcaatattttctttgtctcaTACTTGAGAAGGGAAGAATCGAGCACGTTACGATGAGCTCTCCTCTCGGATCTCCGAGGCTCATGTCCTCTGCCAGCCCCTTCCGCAACAAGGTGCCTACACAGATGAGAAGGTGCCTCCCCGCCTatctcttcctcgtcttcgcccTTTTTGTCATTCTCAATTTCGACTGGGTCTTAGCGATACCCAATCCTGCCTCCGTCCTTCGTCGACAGCCAAAGCCGCCTCCTGTACCAGGTAGCACATTTCCGCAAAAGATCTGGCAGACATGGAAAGTCGATCCTCTCCACTTCGAGGAGCGCGATCTGTTGACGGCGCGGACGTGGACGGAGAAAAACCCGGGCATGCGTTACGAAGTTGTTACCGATGCCAACGAGATGGCATACATTGAGGATCGGTATGGTCCAGATGGCTACGATCGCCCAGACATTGTGGAATTCTACCACATGATCAACCTACCCATCATCAAAGCCGACCTTTTGCGATATATGATCATGTATGCTGAGGGCGGCATTTACGCAGATATTGATGTCGAGACCATGAAGCCTTTTCATCGGTTTATTCCCGAGCGATACAACGAAAAGGACATTGACTTGATTGTCGGCGTTGAGATTGACCAGCCTGATTTCAAAGACCACCCCATCCTGGGGAAGAAGTCCATGTCTTTCTGCCAGTGGACATTTGCGGCGCGCCCTGAACAGCCCGTCATGATGCGTCTGATTGAAAACATCATGAAGTGGTTCAAGGCCGTTGCTAGGGATCAGGGTGTGCCGCTGGGTGAAGTGCAGCTCGACTTTGATCAAGTCATCAGCGGCACTGGACCCTCTGCTTTCACCAAAGCCATTCTCGAGGAGATGAACCGCAAGTCAAAAGGACCGAGGGTCACCTGGGACAATTTCCACAACTTGGACGAATCCAAGCTAGTGGGCGGCGTCCTCGTCCTTACTGTTGAGGCTTTCTGCGCCGGACAAGGACATTCTGACTCTGGCAATCACAACGCTCGAAACGCCCTTGTCAAGCATCACTTCCACGCGTCCAACTGGCCCAGCCGCCATCCTCGATACAAACACCCTGCCTATGGCCAGGTCGAAGACTGCAACTGGGAGCCCGAGTGCGTCAAGAAATGGGACGACAATATTGGCAACTGGGATAAGTACTCTGAGAATGAGCAAAAGAAGATCATCCAAGACATTGAGGATGCCCGACTGGAACaagagcggcagcaacaggctTTGGCAGCGCTGCCTGCGGCTTTCCCCTAGTACTccctacctagtaggtatgggtgatttgatgattttcttttgtaCATTTCCTCCCTCGATTGCAATCTGGCTTGGCTTGATTGCGCCGATTTAGACATTGGCTTATAATGGGTTTATGGGTTCATGATATGGCGCTGGCAGTATTCCCTGGATACGGAGTTTGGGCGGTTCTTTTACACTGAGTAATAAAAGGATGGAATAGGCGATTTGTTGGCATTTGGTGGCGACAGGAGACAAGGCTgagaatatatatatatataagtatatgGGTGCATATATCCACATAGATGTGTTGATGTAATGAATTCAGATTGGAACATCACATGTTGTTTTACCTAGGTACTTTTATGTTGTGTTGTGTAATATCCCGTCATTGGTGCATTTGCTGAGCCAAGTGTCTTGTAGCTGTCAAGTTTTGAGAGGCGGCTTTAGGGTATGAGATCAGcactttgcttttgctggaCCCATTTGAATGATCATTTGAATGACTTCATTCAATGTAGAATTTTTCAAATATTACATCTCGTAAACGGCAAACTCATTTTCGTACAGAGAATCGTAAAAGCGCCAGCAAGATTATAATCTGCAGGCGGTCGGACGGCATCAGGCTAAAAACCATAACGTGGGCTGTTCCACAGAAGCCATTTGATCCTTATCCTtgaaaagccaaagccacaGCAAGTTTTAacggcagccttggcttACCTAATGCAACAGTGCCATCTGACCCGCCCTCTAGCCTGACGTGTACCGCCCGtctctggtctggtctggtaTTCGCCGCATCCAACCTCCATTTCCAGACAATCCAACTCTTTGTCCGGTCTTTGATACCACCCACTGCGCTGCCCATCACCACGGCCTGTTGCCGCTCTGCGATATCTCCGCTGCTTCTTTACGACGCTCGACCGAATTCCATAGAATCCGACGCTATCGGACGTTCTTGCGCCCGCATTCCGCCACTCAGCTCAACGCTTTTCGGTAGAGTGCAGTTAATCAACAAACCTTCAAAATGGCCGCTCGCGCACCTCCCGCTGGTCGACCAGGCCTGAACACTCGCTTCGCGCAGTTCAAGCTAGTTCTTTTGGGTGCGTTTTTGATAGTCGGATGGTCGAGATGTGTTGATGTGTTGTGCTAACATGGCTGTTTTGCGACAGGCGAATCTGCCGTTGGAAAGGTAAACTTGCAACCTTTTGGCTCGCTACGCTGagtggaaaaaagaagaaggaagaggaagtgAAAGGCTAACACCTTGTTACAGAGTTCAATAGTCCTTCGTTTTGTCAAGGTAGATTGCACGCAATGTCTGGGAGGCCTCTGAATCGCCCTGCTAATGAAGCCATCAGGATCAATTCGACTCTTTCCGAGAATCCACCATTGGAGCGGCTTTCCTCACTCAGACCATCTCTCTCGATGAGAACACGACGGTCAAGTTCGAGATCTGGGATACCGCTGGCCAGGAGCGATACAAGTCGCTTGCTCCTATGTACTACCGAAATGCCAACTGTGCCGTCGTCGTATACGACATCACGCAATCCGTACGTTGAAAACCGGGGTTGCACAACGAACATGGTATTAATTAGAGATGCAGGCTTCACtagacaaggccaaggcctgGGTAAAGGAACTCCAGCGCCAAGCCAACGAGAACATCATCATTGCCCTTGCCGGTAACAAGCTCGATTTGGTCACTGAGCAGCCCGATAAGCGAGCCATCCCAGCGGCAGATGCCGAGGCCTATGCCCGCGAGGCCggcctcctcttcttcgagacGTCTGCCAAGACCGCTGAGAACGTGCGAGAACTCTTCACCGCTATTGCGAAGAAGCTACCTTTGGACCAAGCCGGGCCCAGACATGCTCGACCCGGGCAGCGCCCCGGCGTCAGCCTCGCACCAGAGAATTCCAACACTAATGTCAACGGACCTTGCAGCTGCTAGACAACACATGATAGGAGGTTGCGGCGGGACGTCTAATGATATGCCTATGTACCTACGTCCTGCAATGCATCCATGGGGGTGGATCATTCAGGTTCAGGCCGGGATAGACTGACAGCAGTGATTCAAAGCCTTGGGCTTGCATCAAGCAAGTCCGGGTGCGTCGTATATTTCTCGGAGTCTTGGGTTTGGAGGGTTATTGGCCGACGATTTATGTTTTTGGtcctctttttattttattttcctctttttttttttctatttttaatATGCACCTTTGATATTTTTGTGCTCGTCTTGATGCACCGGGATGTGCATGGGGAATTCAAAGGTAGATTCTCTCGCAGATGGGCTTATTCTGAGCTACAGGATGCCTGGTGGAGGATTATGAGATACGGGAACGATGTGTATTCTGTCCTTCGGTGAATCTGACTGAGCGTCTAATAGATTGCTGCTTTGATTAGACTATGGCCCGTGCTGTGATTTCTTAGATGCATTTTTGTGATGGATGATATGACGCTCCGCATGAGCCGGGGGAGATTCACTCGTACGAGTGAGTGGATCGCCGTATCGAATCTAAAAGTAGCATTTATATGTGACCTAGAGGATATTCTCAATTCAACTTtaagaagaagtagaaaaagaaggaagaataATACAGAAATCATCGAATAACAATACTACATAATTTTCTACTACTGATTCCAACGGTCAAATTGTATCCACAGCCAAACCGGTTACTGGCATGACCTTGGCGTTGCGTCACGGATCCGGTTCCTGCCGGCAGTCTTGGAAGCTCGCATTAGCCGAACTTTTGCCCTGAGCGTTTATTGTCCATGGGCTAACTTTTGGGCTTGACACTCAGATCCAACCACCATCCACCGCGATTGCATTTCCAAATGTTGCGATCATCGCTTCGGTCGGCGAGATTGCTAGGCGGCAAGCCCATCGCGGCAGCCGCCGGGCGCCAATGGTCTGTTGCCGCGTCGCGACAGGCGCCTCTGGCCAAGGTAGGTGGCGTGCACAATCAGAAAATCGTGGGCCCCCGAGGGGAAATTTTGCGACTGACgagagcttctgctgctgccatctaGAGATTCTATGCCGACCAGAAAACGCCGCCGGTCCTGCCCACGTCCGAGACCCAGAGCTCTGAACGTactcctccgcctcctgcCCAGCCGATTGTCGACACGACGGTGACGGCGGCAGAGATTCCTCCCACGCCgcctccccctccaccagcagccaccagCCAGAGCGTAAAGCCAAAGTCTAGCCCGCCGCccccgaagaagaagggcttcTTCAGGAGGCTGcgcaacttcatcttcacttTGATGGTGCTTGGTGCGGCCGGCTTTGGCGGAGGAGTTTGGTACTCGCGCATCAACGACAACTTCCACGATTTTTTCACCGAGTACATTCCCTTTGGCGAGCAGGCTGTTCTTTatctggaggagctggagttCAAGAAGCGATTCCCCAGTGCTAGCCTTGGAGGTCCCAGACACACCGATGGTGGCGAGAAGGTCAGGATTCCTGCCCAGAGCGGTGCTTCCTGGAGGGTGGCGGACAAGACGGAGCCTTCTGAGCGCCGTACAAGCGCCTCTCCTGCTGCTAAGAAGGGCGGCGTGAAGCCGACTGAGAGCAAGCCTGAAGAGCCAGCCAAGCCTGCTGCGTCAGAGCCCAAGACTGCCGTTGTTGCCAAGCCTGTCGAGAAGACCACCCCAGAGGAACAGCCAAAGACGTTCTcctcaaaggcaaaggcgaCTGAGTCCAAGGATAAGCCTGCTGCCAAGCCCCTGTACTCCATTGACCTGATGACCCTGCCTGATGCCAAGGAACCCATTGTTCGAGACCTCGTCCACATGCTCAATGATCTCATCTTGGTCATCAACGCCGACGGTGCCCATGGCAAGTATTCTTCGACCatcgacaaggccaagaacgAGGTGCTGAGAATCGGCGGCCGCTTGAGGGACCTCAAGAgcgaggctgagaagaaggccgctGAAGATGTCCGATCCACTGTTGCTGAATTCGACACCGCTGCCTCTGATCTTATCCGACGAGTTGAGGGCACCATGGCTCAGCAAGAGGTTGCCTGGCGTCAAGAGTTCGAGGAGCAGATGAAGACTGTTCGTGAGAGCTACGACGAGAGGGTTAAGCTTCTGCTGGAGCGCGAACAGAAGCTCAACGAGGACAAGCTCCACAACCAACTGCTGGAGCAGGCCATCGCCCTGAAGAAGGATTTCCTCAAGGAGGTTGAGGCCCGAGTCGAGCAGGAGCGTGAGAGCCGCATTGGCAAGCTC contains these protein-coding regions:
- a CDS encoding acyltransferase family domain-containing protein, with amino-acid sequence MAQVSILNTSKDWEEIHSEESDYDPELAKEANGYTMWRAASYLPKHKRVLNRIVNTLYQLPTIFQVAEKLRPTSYLDGLRGFAAFLVYWHHHELWAHGWEKQNPIFENGFGYDGKYHMVAFPFIRNFFTGGHYAVSTFFVISGYVLSLKPLTLMQAGEFTKLGDNIASAFFRRWPRLYLPIIAVVLAFITMWHMLGIWVNGQTMAGSWTEELWTFYVDFKNFSFVFKEGDLWLKYNVHLWSIPVEFKGSMVVYASHLALSRCSKAARLWCEASLIFYFMFITDGWYCALFCTGMLLCDLDLLAKKGELPFFLVRLEPIKDFIYYHLLVFSLYLGGIPAETADVRDMAKSRGWYYLSLLKPQAVFDYKWFYLWLASGFLVAIIPRIHWLKRFFETKFCQYLGRISFALYIVHGPVLCTLGDRLYMAVGFKGDDHAQHIPHWMNKIPLPKSGPLGLEVAFLIPQLILLPLTLALADGVTRWVDTPSVKFASWLYRSTLGGPSTEPVLATKQARA
- a CDS encoding glycosyltransferase sugar-binding region containing DXD motif domain-containing protein; the protein is MSSPLGSPRLMSSASPFRNKVPTQMRRCLPAYLFLVFALFVILNFDWVLAIPNPASVLRRQPKPPPVPGSTFPQKIWQTWKVDPLHFEERDLLTARTWTEKNPGMRYEVVTDANEMAYIEDRYGPDGYDRPDIVEFYHMINLPIIKADLLRYMIMYAEGGIYADIDVETMKPFHRFIPERYNEKDIDLIVGVEIDQPDFKDHPILGKKSMSFCQWTFAARPEQPVMMRLIENIMKWFKAVARDQGVPLGEVQLDFDQVISGTGPSAFTKAILEEMNRKSKGPRVTWDNFHNLDESKLVGGVLVLTVEAFCAGQGHSDSGNHNARNALVKHHFHASNWPSRHPRYKHPAYGQVEDCNWEPECVKKWDDNIGNWDKYSENEQKKIIQDIEDARLEQERQQQALAALPAAFP
- a CDS encoding ras family domain-containing protein, whose product is MAARAPPAGRPGLNTRFAQFKLVLLGESAVGKSSIVLRFVKDQFDSFRESTIGAAFLTQTISLDENTTVKFEIWDTAGQERYKSLAPMYYRNANCAVVVYDITQSASLDKAKAWVKELQRQANENIIIALAGNKLDLVTEQPDKRAIPAADAEAYAREAGLLFFETSAKTAENVRELFTAIAKKLPLDQAGPRHARPGQRPGVSLAPENSNTNVNGPCSC
- a CDS encoding mitochondrial inner membrane protein domain-containing protein; translated protein: MLRSSLRSARLLGGKPIAAAAGRQWSVAASRQAPLAKRFYADQKTPPVLPTSETQSSERTPPPPAQPIVDTTVTAAEIPPTPPPPPPAATSQSVKPKSSPPPPKKKGFFRRLRNFIFTLMVLGAAGFGGGVWYSRINDNFHDFFTEYIPFGEQAVLYLEELEFKKRFPSASLGGPRHTDGGEKVRIPAQSGASWRVADKTEPSERRTSASPAAKKGGVKPTESKPEEPAKPAASEPKTAVVAKPVEKTTPEEQPKTFSSKAKATESKDKPAAKPLYSIDLMTLPDAKEPIVRDLVHMLNDLILVINADGAHGKYSSTIDKAKNEVLRIGGRLRDLKSEAEKKAAEDVRSTVAEFDTAASDLIRRVEGTMAQQEVAWRQEFEEQMKTVRESYDERVKLLLEREQKLNEDKLHNQLLEQAIALKKDFLKEVEARVEQERESRIGKLNDLTTAVSQLEKLTLGWNEVVDTNLKTQQLHVAVEAVRASLEDGQHPRPFIRELVALKEIASDDAVVDAAIASITPSAYQRGISTSSQLIDRFRRVASEVRKASLLPDDAGVASHASSWVLSHVMFKKQGLAEGDDVESILTRTQTYLEEGDLDAATREMTGLQGWAKTLSKDWLSEARKVLEVQQALDVIAAEARLQSLRVD